CCATCGACGGCCAAGGGGCTGCCGATATCCTGAACGTCAATACGGCCGACCTGACTTCGACCGGCAATATCACGCTCGCCGGCGTCGAGACGGCTAATCTCTCGCGCAACATCACCACCGGCGGCGTGCTAAGTGGCAACGCCACGACGGTCAACGTCGATGACGCGCCCAATGGCCAGATCGCCGACGCCATCGCCCTCGCGGCCAGCGGCGCCACGGTGAATGTGGCAGCAGGAACTTATACCGAGTTCATCCCTTCGCTAAGCAAGAGTTTGAACTTGAAGGGTGCTCAAGCTGGAGTTGATGCCCGCACCCGTGTCGCGGTACCCGAAACGATTCTGAATCATTCGCAGGGCGCGTTTAATGTGCTGGCGAACAATGTGACGATCGATGGATTCACGTTTCAGGGTGTGACGAATTCCGCATTTTTGGGATTTGCCGTGGCCATGGGCAACGGTGCATCGACTGGCACGCAAGTGCTGAATAACGTGTTTCAAAACAATATCGCTGGCCTGGCATTGGCAAACTCGGGCGCATCGCAAGTGCTCGTGAAACAAAACCTCTTCCGTAACAATAACGGTCCGGGTCAGCTGAATACCGACATTTACAGCGATCAGTTCGTTGCGGGGGCAGCAGGGCTCTCGAATGTCTTGATTGAGGACAACACATTCACCAACAGTGCAACCGTTGTGGACAGTTGGGCGATCGGCTTTAGCAATACCGCGGCCACACCGTTTACCAACATCACCATTCGCAACAACAGCATCGATAACCATGGTCGTGCGACCTACTTTTATAACACCGATAACTTGACCGTTACCGGCAACAACATGACGGGCGTCACCAACTACGCCATCGGTCTGTTTAATGGCAACGATCTTGTTTCGGTCAGCAACAATCGTATCGAGAACGGCAACCGAGGTCTGTGGATCACGAGTGATATTGGCGCACCGAATTCGGACGTTACAGTATCCGGAAATGCCCTGTTGAATAACACGTTGGGCAATATCATTTTGGAAGCGGGATCGCTTACCGGCACGCTCAACGCCTCGGCTAACTATTGGGGAACGACAAGCCCGGCAGCCGTCTTGGGGACGATTGACAATAGTCCGGCACTGCCTGTCGACTTCACACCACTACTCAACAACGACGAAAGCGTTCTGAATCAAGCTGTCACCGGCTTCACTCCTAACTATTCCGCACTGACCGTGCATGCAAGTGGTACTCAAGCCGGATCTACTGGTCGCGTTCAAGAAGCTGTGAACCTGGTGACTGATCCAGGGACAATCAATGTTCTTGCTGGCACTTACACTGAAAGTGCGGTCACTGCGAATAAGAACTTCCTCAGCTTGCTCGGCCCAGCAGGGGGAGGGGCGATTCTGTCGGCCGCGCTCAACGCCACCGGCACGGGCACGCTAACCGTGAACGACTTGGCCTTCACTGGCGGCACGTTCACGAACTATGGCACCGTGAATCTCGGCAGCACGTCGATGACTGCTGGCACTTACACCATTACCGGCACTTCCGTTCAGCGGGCTGGCGATCAGGCGACGGGAGCCGTCACGCTGTCGGGCGTCAATAACCTCTCAGCCACCGGTGGCAGCGGCGCAGACGCATTTACGGTCACACCTCCCATGGCCGGCCTCAACATTAGCGTCGATGGCAGTGGCGGGCTCGATTCCCTCACCTATAACGCCAGCGGGGCCACACCCACCGTCAACAGCACGAATGCCACCGACGGCAACATCACGGCACCGGGCCGCACGACTGTGAACTTTCTGAATTCCGAGTCGCTCAACCTCATCAACGTATCCACCATTGCGGGCACCAGCGGCAACGATGCCTTCATAGTCCGTAAGGCAACCAGCGGTGCGGACGATATCGAGTATCAGGTAAATCTTGGTCCTTGGGTCAAAATCGTTTCGCCGCCGCCAAGCGGTGTCGAGTTTCAGGGCCTTGCTGGCGACGACTTCCTCACTGTGGATTTCAGCGCCGGCAGTTTCACCGTCCCTGTCAAGTTTGACGGCGGCTCGCCAACTACGAACCCTGGCGATAGCCTCGCGCTCACCGGCGGTGCTTTTGCCACGGGTACGTTTGCCTTTACCGATGCCAACTCCGGCACGATCGATCTCACCGGCAACAGCCAAATCTCCTACACGGGACTGGAACCAATTGTCTCCACGGGCTTGACGATCAACGACCTGATCCTCACGTTCAACGGTGGCGCCGAGACGATCGAACTGACAGACGCTGCCGGCGCGAACATGTTCATCGATAGCACGGCTGGAGAGAGCCTGACGTTCTCCAATCCCACCAGCTCGCTCACCATCAACGCCGGCACAGGCATCGACATTGTGAATATCACAAGCGTCGATGCAGCTTTTAATGCGGCGCTCAACATCAACGGCGACGCTGACAGCGACACGATCAACCTGAACGCAGCGTTGTCGCTTGGGAGCGCCACCAGCATAGGCAATGTTGCGATTACGGCCGAAGCCATCAATATCGGCGCGAACATCAGCACCGATGCTGCAGCCACGAACGCTGGTAGCGTCACCTTCACCGGCCCCGTTGTCCTCACGGGCAATGTAGCAATCGATACCGACGCAACTTCGGGAACAGATGGTGCTGTTACGTTCACCAGCACAGTGAACGGCACAACAGCTGGCGCGCAGTCGCTGACAATCAACTCGGGTAGTGCGGCAATTGCGCTAAGCGGCGCTGTGGGCAATGCCGTGTCACTCTCTGGCTTGGTTGTCAGCACCACATCTGCTTCTCCCTTTGTTTTGCCGGCAGTCACCCTGGGTGCCAACCTCGATATATCGATAGGTGGCGCGGTAACTCAAACGGGTGCTCTGATTGCGGCGGGAGCTGAACTCAAAGGTGCCGGTAGCTACACCTTGAACAACGTTGCCAACAATGTGACCACGCTTGCGGCCAACTTGACGGGAGCTGGCAGCGGTGTTTCGTTTACGGATGCGAATACGCTGATCGTGGGAACCGTAGGTGCTACGACCGGCATCACCACAGCGGCCTCAAGTGGTGCCGATACGACCGGAAACGATACGCGGACTTCAGGAGGGGTGACACTTTCGGTGACGACCGGCAACTTAACGATTAGTGGCGCGTTGACCACTGGAAATGTAAGTGTTCCCGGAGCTTCCGCTGGCACTGATGCGGCGACTAGTGGCAGCATCACAGCAACCGCGACAGCGGGCAGCATTACGGTGGGTGCCAACTTGACCACCGGAACGGCCACTGAGGATGACGATAACAGCGGAAATGAGTCGACAATATCGGGCAGTATCAGCCTGACTTCGGCGACGGGTATCTCAGGTGTGGGACGCCTGATTACAGGGAATGCGAGTCACACGGGAACCGTCGCTGCTGGAACCGACACAGTAACCAGCGGTTCGATCACGCTCAACGTAACGGGTGCTGGCGATGTCGGGCTTTCGGCTACAAGTGCCCTGACGATTGGTACGGCAGTTGGGCTAGCCACGGCCACTGAAACCGTCACGGCAGGGAACATTACGATTACCTCTGCAGATCGGGTCAACAACGGCACCGTGGGTAGCGCGCTATCTGTGTTGTTTGGCAATGCCAGTGGCGGATCGGCAAACGTCGTTGGTGCCCTATCGGTGACTACTGACGGGCTCGCGGGAAATGCCGGTGAGATTCGTGTCACGAACTCAGGAACCACAGCAATCCGCGTCGGCACCTTGAATACTGCTGACGCCACCAGCCAGAACGTGCGCATTCAGACCGGTGGACCTCTCGCACAGACTGTAAGCTGGGCTCTCGATACTGATATCGTGACACTCTCGGCAGGAACTACTACTCAGACCGCAGCTATCACGGCTGCTCAGTTGGAACTCCTCGGCGCTGGCCCATATACCCTGACTCAGGCCAACAATGTGACCACGCTTGCGGCCAACTTGACGGGAGCTGGCAGCGGTGTTTCGTTTACGGATGCGAATACGCTGATCGTGGGAACCGTAGGTGCTACGACCGGCATCACCACAGCGGCCTCAAGTGGTGCCGATACGACCGGAAACGATACGCGGACTTCAGGAGGGGTGACACTTTCGGTGACGACCGGCAACTTAACGATTAGTGGCGCGTTGACCACTGGAAATGTAAGTGTTCCCGGAGCTTCCGCTGGCACTGATGCGGCGACTAGTGGCAGCATCACAGCAACCGCGACAGCGGGCAGCATTACGGTGGGTGCCAACTTGACCACCGGAACGGCCACTGAGGATGACGATAACAGCGGAAATGAGTCGACAATATCGGGCAGTATCAGCCTGACTTCGGCGACGGGTATCTCAGGTGTGGGACGCCTGATTACAGGGAATGCGAGTCACACGGGAACCGTCGCTGCTGGAACCGACACAGTAACCAGCGGTTCGATCACGCTCAACGTAACGGGTGCTGGCGATGTCGGGCTTTCGGCTACAAGTGCCCTGACGATTGGTACGGCAGTTGGGCTAGCCACGGCCACTGAAACCGTCACGGCAGGGAACATTACGATTACCTCTGCAGATCGGGTCAACAACGGCACCGTGGGTAGCGCGCTATCTGTGTTGTTTGGCAATGCCAGTGGCGGATCGGCAAACGTCGTTGGTGCCCTATCGGTGACTACTGACGGGCTCGCGGGAAATGCCGGTGAGATTCGTGTCACGAACTCAGGAACCACAGCAATCCGCGTCGGCACCTTGAATACTGCTGACGCCACCAGCCAGAACGTGCGCATTCAGACCGGTGGACCTCTCGCACAGACTGTAAGCTGGGCTCTCGATACTGATATCGTGACACTCTCGGCAGGAACTACTACTCAGACCGCAGCTATCACGGCTGCTCAGTTGGAACTCCTCGGCGCTGGCCCATATACCCTGACTCAGGCCAACAATGTGAGTACGCTGCTAGGAACAGTAACTGGTGCAGTCAGTTACACCGATGCCGACGCTTTGATTCTGGGTGCGTCCACTTACGGCAGCACTTTGGCAGTAACTACTGGCGGAGCGCTCACTCAATCGGCCGCGATTAGTGTGACTGGCACAGCGACATTCAACGCAGCGGCGAATAGCATCACGCTCAACACGGCAACGAATGCCTTCTCCACGGTGGTCAGCACCGGGGGAACAGTTTCTCTTCGCGATGATGGTGGGTTTGACCTCGGGGCGACGAGTGTGACTACCAATCTGATTGTGGAAAGTGCCGGAGCCATTACGCAGTCCGCGCAGATCAGCGGTAACGGCGGATTGTCGAAGACAGGTGCAGGCACGCTCACTCTATCACTCAACAACCTCTACACCGGCGCAACTGCCATCGACCAAGGAGTTGTCGTCGTCTCCGATCCTCTGGCTCTTGGCACGATTGCTAATGGCACGATCGTCACTGCGGGCGCTGTGCTCGATCTGAACGGCCAGGCAATTGGTAATGAGGGGCTCACGCTGAATGGGACGGGGATCTCGTCGAACGGGGCGTTGATTAATTCGAGTGGAACGGCCGCAAGTTGGTCGGGGGCGGTCACGCTGGGAAGTAGTTCCAGTGTTGGCGGGACGGGGAATATTTCTCTATCCGGAGCGATCGGTGACGGAGCGGGTTCGTTTGGCCTAACGAAGGTGGGCGCGAACACACTGTCGCTAACGACCACGGTAGGAAGTACGTATGAAGGCGGAACGACAGTCAACGCCGGCACGCTGCTGGTGATTAACACGAGCGGTTCAGGTACGGGTAGCGGGCCGGTGAGTGTCGATGGCTCCGCAGTGCTTGGTGGTACAGGATCGATCGCGGGTGCAGTCACGTTTGTCGCTGCGAGTACCGCTCGCCTGGCACCGGGGGCAAGTCCAGAGACGTTGGAAACCGGTTCGCTCACGCTGACGACGACGAACTTCTTTGATGTCGAAATCGGCGGCACCTCGCCGGGCGATGGGACAACTGGATACGACCAGTTGATCGTCGATGGCGACGTAACTTTGGATAACGCGCAACTGAACCTGATTAAATTCGGCACGTTCGATGTTGATCCGAATACGGCGCAGTTCTTCACGATCATCCAGAACGATGGAACCAATCCGGTCTCGGGTGTGTTCGATACGGCGGACGGCAGTGCAGCGTTGCCCGAAGGTTCGCCCGTCATGTATGCCGGCGGCACGCTGTATGTGTCGTACAGCGGCGGAGATGGCAACGACGTTGTGCTTTATAGCCAACCGACGGTGAATGGCACTCCGAATGCCGATACCCTGGTGCTGCGCAAAGTTCCAGCGCTGGCACAAGTGGAATACAGCTTGAATGGAGCAGCGTTCATTGCCGTGACGGACACGCTGCCGTTCACTTTCGACGGTCAATTGGGAACCGACCTGCTGTACGTCGACACGAGCAATGGCGACCCTATCTCGACCGGGAATGTCGCATTTATTGGTGAATTGCTCCGCGTGCAGAAGCAGACTGGTCCCATCACTGATACTGCCGACTATTTGCCCTCCACGATCAGCGGCGAAGGCACCGTCACGCTGACCGGTTTCGGCGATATCAATTTCACCGACACCGACAATGTTGACTTTATCAACCTACTAACTGTGAACATTCAAACAGCGACGCTCAACGATACGCTGACCATTGCCGATGGTAATACTGCGACGAACGGTGGCACCGTCCTTGCGCCTTATGTAATCACGGCAGCCAACGCGCTCGTGGTGGGTGGTGCAAACGTGCCGGTAGGCTTGCGCAACGTCACGAATGCGAACATCAGCACCGTGACCCTCGGTGGCGACGGCGACGACAGCGTCACCATTAACTCGGGCACTTCTGGCCACGGCATCACGAATCTCGCCCTTGCGACTGGCAACAACACGGGACCCGAAGGCGTTACCGTTTCCGGCGCATTGACGGTCGGCGGCAATTTGAGCATTGCTTCGCAAAACATTGCCGTGAACGCGCTGCTCACTGCAGCCATCACTGCCACGCTCAATGCAGGAACCGGGGGAATCACTACATCGGCAGGCCCGGATGTGGCTGCTGTCGACCTGATTGCATCCGCAGCGACCGGCATCGCGCTCGATACAACAGTGACGAACATCACCGCCACCAATAGCACCTCGAATGCAATTACGTTCGTCGAGAGTGATGGGGCGAACCTGCTCAACGTGCAAAGCACGGGCGGGAGCGTGAGTGTGACGAGCACCACCGGCGACTTGAACGTTACTACGGTATCCGCAACCACCAGCGCGACGTTGATCGCTACGACGGGTAGCATTACCGATGCAAATGCAGGGCTAAGCAATGTGTCTGCGGTTTCGCTGAGTGCCACGGCCGCCGCTGGCATCGATCTCGATACCACGATCACGACCTTGACGCTTGCCAATGTCACGGTCGCAGGCGTCATTAACATCGACGACCTGGCTGGCGGCCTGACTGTCACCAGTGCGACGACCAACAACGGCTCGATCACCCTGAATGCGACCAATGGCGACCTGACTTTGATGTCGGTAACTGCAGGTGGATCTAACAATATCCTGGCCACGACAACGACCAGCGGAAATGTGCTGGTAGACGAAGTGACCGCAACCAGCGACATCATCTCAATCACGTCGGCAGCGGCTATTGAAGAATTTGACGCTGACCTCGGCGACGACTTGTCTGCCAACGTTCTCATGCTGTCTGCAGTGACTGGGATCGGTGGGCTTGCCCAACTAGAGATCAATGCGAACATCACTGGCGTGCCCGCAGGACTAACTGCAAGCGTTAGTGGCGCCGGCGATATTAACTTGCGCGATTCCAGTGGATTGCGCGTGAACTCGGCCACAACAAACAGCGGCAACATTACACTCATCGGAGCAAGTGGCGGCCTGATATTGACGACGGTGACCGCTGGCGGCAGCGGTAATATTTCGGCAAGCACCCTGGCAGGGTCGGGCATTATTACTGTCGGGACACTCACCGCGACCGGCGATAGTGTCACGCTCAACGCCTTCACATCGATTGCCGACGATAATGGCGGTGACAGCAATGTGCTCGCCAACACCTTGAACGCGACTGCAGTCAGCGGCATTAACTTGGATACCGCTGTCGCTTTCGTGAATGCTGCGACAACCGGTGCAGGTAGCATCCTGCTTGACGAACTTGACTCTGTCGAACTGACGAGTGTCTCCACAGCGAATGGACTAATCACGATCACGGCGGATGGCGCAATCGATGCCGTTAGCGTGGCCTCGCTGACCGATGCCGAAGCCAACGACATTAGCATTACTGCCACGACAGGCAACATTACCGTCGGTGTAATTACGGCCGGCATCAATGTTGGCGATGTGACACTTCTCGCCACGACCGGTTCCATCATTGACAACGCCAACGACATTGCCACCGACATCACCGGCGACCTGGTGACATTGACCGCCGCTAGTGGCATTGGCCAAACCGGGTTGAATGAATCGCTCGATACCAGCGCTAACACGCTGGACGTGAGCGTGACGGCAGCTGGCGTGATTCATCTCAGCGAAGCCAATGCCGTAACGCTCAGTGCCATCGATACCGCGAACGGGCCGATCACCGTGACTGCTGGCGGAGCGATGATCGCCACCAGCGTGGTTTCAACCTCCAGCAGTGACGCCAACGATATCCGCCTGTCGACGACGGCTGGCAACATCGCGGTCGGCACAATCAATGCAGGGGCAGCCGGCGACGTGTTCCTGAATGCAGCAGCTGCAATTACC
Above is a window of Anatilimnocola aggregata DNA encoding:
- a CDS encoding autotransporter-associated beta strand repeat-containing protein — its product is MLNRTKSLWNRFFARKQSAAKRATPLRRRKAFLESLEERRLLATVETAFPFTEVGGVAFTSLGDTPGSSAGRTFDYDFAANPSAAYFENGIDFTWAPKSAGLGLSGNANSANVLPINSTNLVPGSITATSAQWLITDVPFDSTGDHVQDSFIPFGRLSLTISETSSPLLTGAAIPSGVEHIGVAIRVTDSFKANFKFEVSTDGITYVPADTYYTNNSAGTGGSRTSFAASGWYDKVPVLSANAVATGTANDGTDDSFELVRLGANIQASVNGNPVFLLPAASITGLTVNGSNDDDTLTVDASIVSSGLAIIFNGGAGGNDTLEFTGTGVTNATLTHASATDGTVMLDGTTLTYTGLDPILINTPGANWVLEYTSDPAPVTLADVAGDLQVTRSGVAEQVTISPVGLASLTVRTGTGADTIEFDSLPAGWTAAITIDGQGAADILNVNTADLTSTGNITLAGVETANLSRNITTGGVLSGNATTVNVDDAPNGQIADAIALAASGATVNVAAGTYTEFIPSLSKSLNLKGAQAGVDARTRVAVPETILNHSQGAFNVLANNVTIDGFTFQGVTNSAFLGFAVAMGNGASTGTQVLNNVFQNNIAGLALANSGASQVLVKQNLFRNNNGPGQLNTDIYSDQFVAGAAGLSNVLIEDNTFTNSATVVDSWAIGFSNTAATPFTNITIRNNSIDNHGRATYFYNTDNLTVTGNNMTGVTNYAIGLFNGNDLVSVSNNRIENGNRGLWITSDIGAPNSDVTVSGNALLNNTLGNIILEAGSLTGTLNASANYWGTTSPAAVLGTIDNSPALPVDFTPLLNNDESVLNQAVTGFTPNYSALTVHASGTQAGSTGRVQEAVNLVTDPGTINVLAGTYTESAVTANKNFLSLLGPAGGGAILSAALNATGTGTLTVNDLAFTGGTFTNYGTVNLGSTSMTAGTYTITGTSVQRAGDQATGAVTLSGVNNLSATGGSGADAFTVTPPMAGLNISVDGSGGLDSLTYNASGATPTVNSTNATDGNITAPGRTTVNFLNSESLNLINVSTIAGTSGNDAFIVRKATSGADDIEYQVNLGPWVKIVSPPPSGVEFQGLAGDDFLTVDFSAGSFTVPVKFDGGSPTTNPGDSLALTGGAFATGTFAFTDANSGTIDLTGNSQISYTGLEPIVSTGLTINDLILTFNGGAETIELTDAAGANMFIDSTAGESLTFSNPTSSLTINAGTGIDIVNITSVDAAFNAALNINGDADSDTINLNAALSLGSATSIGNVAITAEAINIGANISTDAAATNAGSVTFTGPVVLTGNVAIDTDATSGTDGAVTFTSTVNGTTAGAQSLTINSGSAAIALSGAVGNAVSLSGLVVSTTSASPFVLPAVTLGANLDISIGGAVTQTGALIAAGAELKGAGSYTLNNVANNVTTLAANLTGAGSGVSFTDANTLIVGTVGATTGITTAASSGADTTGNDTRTSGGVTLSVTTGNLTISGALTTGNVSVPGASAGTDAATSGSITATATAGSITVGANLTTGTATEDDDNSGNESTISGSISLTSATGISGVGRLITGNASHTGTVAAGTDTVTSGSITLNVTGAGDVGLSATSALTIGTAVGLATATETVTAGNITITSADRVNNGTVGSALSVLFGNASGGSANVVGALSVTTDGLAGNAGEIRVTNSGTTAIRVGTLNTADATSQNVRIQTGGPLAQTVSWALDTDIVTLSAGTTTQTAAITAAQLELLGAGPYTLTQANNVTTLAANLTGAGSGVSFTDANTLIVGTVGATTGITTAASSGADTTGNDTRTSGGVTLSVTTGNLTISGALTTGNVSVPGASAGTDAATSGSITATATAGSITVGANLTTGTATEDDDNSGNESTISGSISLTSATGISGVGRLITGNASHTGTVAAGTDTVTSGSITLNVTGAGDVGLSATSALTIGTAVGLATATETVTAGNITITSADRVNNGTVGSALSVLFGNASGGSANVVGALSVTTDGLAGNAGEIRVTNSGTTAIRVGTLNTADATSQNVRIQTGGPLAQTVSWALDTDIVTLSAGTTTQTAAITAAQLELLGAGPYTLTQANNVSTLLGTVTGAVSYTDADALILGASTYGSTLAVTTGGALTQSAAISVTGTATFNAAANSITLNTATNAFSTVVSTGGTVSLRDDGGFDLGATSVTTNLIVESAGAITQSAQISGNGGLSKTGAGTLTLSLNNLYTGATAIDQGVVVVSDPLALGTIANGTIVTAGAVLDLNGQAIGNEGLTLNGTGISSNGALINSSGTAASWSGAVTLGSSSSVGGTGNISLSGAIGDGAGSFGLTKVGANTLSLTTTVGSTYEGGTTVNAGTLLVINTSGSGTGSGPVSVDGSAVLGGTGSIAGAVTFVAASTARLAPGASPETLETGSLTLTTTNFFDVEIGGTSPGDGTTGYDQLIVDGDVTLDNAQLNLIKFGTFDVDPNTAQFFTIIQNDGTNPVSGVFDTADGSAALPEGSPVMYAGGTLYVSYSGGDGNDVVLYSQPTVNGTPNADTLVLRKVPALAQVEYSLNGAAFIAVTDTLPFTFDGQLGTDLLYVDTSNGDPISTGNVAFIGELLRVQKQTGPITDTADYLPSTISGEGTVTLTGFGDINFTDTDNVDFINLLTVNIQTATLNDTLTIADGNTATNGGTVLAPYVITAANALVVGGANVPVGLRNVTNANISTVTLGGDGDDSVTINSGTSGHGITNLALATGNNTGPEGVTVSGALTVGGNLSIASQNIAVNALLTAAITATLNAGTGGITTSAGPDVAAVDLIASAATGIALDTTVTNITATNSTSNAITFVESDGANLLNVQSTGGSVSVTSTTGDLNVTTVSATTSATLIATTGSITDANAGLSNVSAVSLSATAAAGIDLDTTITTLTLANVTVAGVINIDDLAGGLTVTSATTNNGSITLNATNGDLTLMSVTAGGSNNILATTTTSGNVLVDEVTATSDIISITSAAAIEEFDADLGDDLSANVLMLSAVTGIGGLAQLEINANITGVPAGLTASVSGAGDINLRDSSGLRVNSATTNSGNITLIGASGGLILTTVTAGGSGNISASTLAGSGIITVGTLTATGDSVTLNAFTSIADDNGGDSNVLANTLNATAVSGINLDTAVAFVNAATTGAGSILLDELDSVELTSVSTANGLITITADGAIDAVSVASLTDAEANDISITATTGNITVGVITAGINVGDVTLLATTGSIIDNANDIATDITGDLVTLTAASGIGQTGLNESLDTSANTLDVSVTAAGVIHLSEANAVTLSAIDTANGPITVTAGGAMIATSVVSTSSSDANDIRLSTTAGNIAVGTINAGAAGDVFLNAAAAITDVDATNPDIITDDLSLLSGSGVGTGDPLEVVATNLEASGGTGGVFVTNTGALTIGGIDIGTIGVSAGGNDIVITTTVALTVAENVTATGAGVDITLTVVDVAGSGQDLTVNDAVTISSAAASVTLSAGDNAALLGTSLIAAATTITINVDAGDADAGTGGIFTMTAASDFDATSAAINGAGDDDSFGTLLTRLNPDDDTPITANGDAPHGTPTGDKLFLSIAATGTNLTVTDFGSGVFSFGGPPPASVGYTSIEELNVTGGTYDLTINLNAAEFDNDGVADDLRVTRNGALVVVERTGAPDAAPVSMSDPPDRIGTLYQDLMTAVNSLTVIGSNDADSVTIDDVGGLIDFAGTVPGVTNNLEVVGTPEFLFTGGTGSNVLNFHLTATGTSQVYGIGTGLNGPAATNGEIRTANAANVLSSYFTGLSEVNRTGIGANPGSLQVLGDAAGNTISTFAQGSATRVNPVGYTPFDFSGNNYSAFTVDGLGGDDNIELVSFGTAQDNDPPITLAGGTGNDMLRLHSTSSNTGLVTILGGTGNDTISLHDASNTVNNIAGLVEVDGGDGIVADNVDTLIIDDRGDTAADNVLVTAVDAASADLYKVEGINGLTGDDVVFRNIDNLDYTATSGNNEIDGQFVPTSPAHDLSVVSLSGWLGADQFYLYTSDQVGGSAPPPYVGGDASGVDIVSLYGYRPGPVVPGDGNDIFGKTPDNITDTGAMDVGEIVSDAVRLIRPSASTAIQINGGSPTGLAAPLGDVVGDVLNLDISDLPNTSRVIVSTFRPGTVVANDIEPLTWAEIEDINLVDQRKLTNVQMGDLFVRTTAANDLVQLSRNATAANPSQVRLRLNSTIANYSASNKTIVYTGEGADVITQSTLTIPAEFYGEAGNDSLSGASNNDWLVGGLGNDQIQGGAGFNVIWGDNAPTNPGDSIPQMAEEGGNDTIGGGDNADVIYAGGGNDIVSAGGGDDYVNGGQGNDGIDGGAGDDRLYGGLGNDTLQGNIGNDLLSGGDGDDWLLGNSGNDVLIGGTGADTLDGGDGNDLLITGGLAGGAENSTWTSEPNTTTFAANTFSSVTDNDDALLELLQAWRSNTTPSTLPPLLTPLNIQHDGVDDDAYGGFGHDLFNWELADMQDELPTAAGPNDYNNAYTGPDSNLP